In Achromobacter xylosoxidans A8, a single window of DNA contains:
- a CDS encoding glutamate synthase subunit beta produces MGKITGFMEFQRLQEASEAPQKRLKNWREFVLHLSDDQAKQQAARCMDCGIPFCNNGCPVNNIIPDWNDLVYRQDWKRALDVLHSTNNFPEFTGRICPAPCEAACTLNINSDAVGIKSIEHAIIDKGWAEGWVSPQVPARKTGKKVAVVGSGPAGMACAQQLARAGHSVTLFEKSDRIGGLLRYGIPDFKLEKHQIDRRISQMEAEGVEFAPSTYIGNPSDPVADGLTVRTPDSLLAEFDAVVMSGGSETPRDLPVPGRELSGVYYAMDFLRQQNKAVAGDRLTNQTLAKGKHVVVIGGGDTGSDCVGTSNRHGAASVTQFELMPQPPESENKTMTWPYWPLKMRTSSSHEEGCERDWSVTTKLLQGSNGKVEKLVGARVEWFKDEATGQMKMREVEGSEFEIKADLVLLAMGFVSPVQTVLDAFGVDRDARGNVRANTDDYRTNVEKVFTAGDMRRGQSLVVWAIREGRQCARSVDAYLMGSSELPR; encoded by the coding sequence ATGGGAAAGATAACCGGCTTTATGGAATTTCAGCGTCTGCAGGAGGCCTCCGAGGCCCCGCAGAAGCGGCTGAAGAACTGGCGCGAATTCGTGCTGCACCTGAGCGACGACCAAGCCAAGCAGCAGGCGGCGCGCTGCATGGACTGCGGCATCCCGTTCTGCAACAACGGCTGCCCGGTCAACAACATCATCCCGGACTGGAATGACCTGGTGTACCGCCAGGACTGGAAGCGCGCGCTGGACGTGCTGCACTCCACCAACAACTTCCCCGAGTTCACCGGCCGCATCTGCCCGGCGCCGTGTGAAGCCGCCTGTACCTTGAACATCAACAGCGACGCTGTCGGCATCAAGTCCATCGAGCACGCCATCATCGACAAGGGCTGGGCCGAGGGCTGGGTGTCGCCGCAGGTGCCGGCGCGCAAGACCGGCAAGAAGGTCGCCGTGGTGGGCTCCGGCCCCGCCGGCATGGCGTGCGCGCAGCAACTGGCGCGCGCCGGCCACTCGGTGACGCTGTTCGAGAAGAGCGATCGCATCGGCGGCCTGCTGCGCTACGGCATCCCCGACTTCAAGCTGGAAAAGCACCAGATCGACCGCCGCATCTCGCAGATGGAAGCCGAAGGCGTGGAGTTCGCGCCGTCGACCTACATCGGCAACCCCAGCGATCCCGTGGCCGACGGCCTGACGGTGCGCACGCCGGACTCGCTATTGGCCGAGTTCGACGCGGTGGTGATGAGCGGCGGTTCCGAAACCCCGCGCGACCTGCCGGTACCCGGCCGCGAGCTGTCGGGCGTGTATTACGCCATGGACTTCCTGCGCCAGCAGAACAAGGCGGTGGCGGGCGATCGCCTCACCAATCAGACGCTGGCCAAGGGCAAGCACGTGGTGGTGATCGGCGGCGGCGACACGGGCTCCGACTGCGTCGGCACCAGCAACCGCCACGGCGCGGCCTCGGTCACGCAGTTCGAGCTGATGCCCCAGCCGCCGGAGAGCGAAAACAAGACCATGACCTGGCCGTACTGGCCGCTCAAGATGCGCACCTCCTCCTCGCACGAGGAAGGCTGCGAGCGCGACTGGTCCGTGACCACCAAGCTGCTCCAGGGCAGCAACGGCAAGGTCGAGAAGCTGGTCGGCGCGCGCGTCGAATGGTTCAAGGACGAAGCCACCGGCCAGATGAAGATGCGCGAGGTCGAGGGCTCGGAGTTCGAGATCAAGGCCGACCTGGTGCTGCTGGCCATGGGCTTCGTGTCGCCCGTGCAGACGGTGCTGGACGCCTTTGGCGTGGACCGCGACGCGCGCGGCAACGTGCGCGCCAATACCGATGATTACCGCACCAACGTCGAGAAGGTCTTCACCGCCGGCGACATGCGCCGCGGCCAGTCCCTGGTGGTCTGGGCCATCCGCGAAGGGCGCCAGTGCGCGCGCTCGGTGGACGCCTACCTCATGGGCAGCAGCGAACTGCCGCGCTGA
- a CDS encoding LysR family transcriptional regulator, which translates to MRNLDLDALQIFKAVADQGGVARAAAHLNRVQSNVSTRLKQLEASLQAPLFRRQNRRLVLSDQGRVLLSYADRLLRLADEAQAAVRDGSPQGVLRIGTMESTAAARLPPILAAYHAAWPQVRIELVTGTSAALAAKVRNYEIEAAFVAQPFPAEGLAALDAFKEELALISPLAWDPIDSPRDLGDRSVIAFASGCSYRRILESWLNQEGVAPGKVMEFASYHAIVACVAAGSGVAIVPRSVLAVLGAEHTVRVGGLSGSHGRALTQLVWRADDDTPALQALRHKLAAPQG; encoded by the coding sequence ATGAGAAACTTGGACCTCGATGCGCTACAGATCTTCAAGGCGGTCGCCGACCAGGGCGGAGTGGCGCGCGCCGCCGCGCACCTGAACCGCGTGCAGTCCAACGTGTCGACGCGCCTGAAGCAGTTGGAGGCCTCGTTGCAGGCGCCGCTGTTCCGGCGGCAGAACCGCCGGCTGGTGCTGTCGGACCAGGGCCGCGTGCTGCTGTCCTACGCCGACCGCCTGCTGCGCCTGGCGGATGAAGCCCAGGCCGCGGTTCGTGACGGTTCCCCGCAGGGCGTGCTGCGCATCGGCACCATGGAAAGCACGGCGGCCGCGCGCTTGCCGCCCATCCTGGCGGCCTATCACGCGGCCTGGCCGCAGGTGCGGATCGAACTGGTGACAGGCACGTCGGCCGCGCTGGCGGCCAAGGTGCGCAACTACGAGATCGAGGCCGCGTTCGTGGCCCAGCCCTTTCCGGCCGAGGGCCTGGCGGCGCTGGATGCGTTCAAGGAAGAGCTGGCGCTGATTTCGCCGCTGGCCTGGGATCCGATCGACAGTCCCAGGGATCTGGGCGACCGCAGCGTCATTGCCTTCGCGTCGGGATGCTCGTACCGGCGCATCCTGGAATCATGGTTGAACCAGGAAGGTGTCGCGCCTGGCAAGGTGATGGAGTTCGCTTCGTACCACGCCATCGTCGCCTGCGTGGCCGCGGGCTCGGGCGTGGCCATCGTGCCGCGCTCGGTGCTGGCGGTGCTGGGAGCGGAGCACACGGTGCGCGTCGGCGGGCTGTCCGGCTCGCATGGCCGGGCCCTGACCCAGCTGGTCTGGCGCGCCGACGACGATACGCCGGCGTTGCAGGCCCTGCGGCACAAGCTGGCGGCGCCGCAAGGCTGA
- a CDS encoding OmpW/AlkL family protein, which translates to MFSLNGRIRATAIAGLIAAGTLAAPAHAHEAGDVLFKVGVTQVRPSSNNGTVLNGSVGLDVNNNVRPSFTLTYMATRNIGIELLGAWPFQHDVSGSGLGKIGSTKQLPPTLSLQWHILPDSMIQPYIGVGINYTHFFDTKAEGALKGSNLKLGDSWGVAAQLGADFKINERWFMNADIRYIDIRSKVKLDGQHIGTARIDPWVATIGVGYRF; encoded by the coding sequence ATGTTTTCGCTGAACGGCCGTATCCGCGCCACCGCCATCGCCGGCCTGATCGCCGCTGGCACGCTCGCCGCCCCCGCGCACGCCCACGAAGCGGGCGACGTGCTGTTCAAGGTCGGCGTTACGCAGGTCCGCCCCTCGTCCAACAACGGCACCGTGCTCAATGGCAGCGTCGGGCTGGACGTGAACAACAACGTGCGCCCGAGCTTCACGCTGACCTACATGGCCACGCGCAACATCGGCATCGAATTGCTGGGCGCTTGGCCGTTCCAGCATGACGTCAGCGGCAGCGGCCTGGGCAAGATCGGCTCGACCAAGCAATTGCCGCCGACGCTAAGCCTGCAATGGCACATCCTGCCCGACAGCATGATCCAGCCCTACATCGGCGTGGGCATCAACTACACCCACTTCTTCGACACCAAGGCGGAAGGCGCGCTGAAGGGCTCGAACCTGAAGCTGGGTGACTCCTGGGGCGTGGCGGCGCAACTGGGCGCGGACTTCAAGATCAACGAGCGCTGGTTCATGAATGCGGATATCCGCTACATCGACATCCGCTCCAAGGTGAAGCTGGACGGCCAGCACATCGGCACCGCGCGCATCGACCCGTGGGTCGCGACCATCGGCGTCGGCTACCGCTTCTAA
- a CDS encoding glutamate synthase-related protein has protein sequence MPQITPIDSCPPPKATPIDASRIGLPSAQGLYNPKNEHDACGVGFVAHIKGKKSHAIIQQGLKILENLDHRGAVGADKLMGDGAGILIQIPDTLYRDELGHQGITLPPPGEYGVAMVFLPKETASRLACEQELERSVRAEGQVVLGWRDVPVDVDMPMSPTVRACEPVIRQLFIGRGADVMVPDALERKLYVIRKTASHAIQNMHLAHGKEYFVPSASVRTVVYKGLLLADQVGRYYRDLADTRTVSALALVHQRFSTNTFPAWPLAHPYRMIAHNGEINTVKGNFNWLRAREGMMQSAVLGDDLKKLYPIVYEGQSDTATFDNCLELLVNSGYSLAHAMMMMIPEAWEQHTQMDESRRAFYEYHAAMMEPWDGPAAVAFTDGRQIGATLDRNGLRPARYLVTDDDMVILASEAGTLSIPENRIVKKWRLQPGKMFLIDLEQGRIIDDAEIKLQLANNRPYRQWIERLQIKLESLPAPRQAAVATQSPVSLLDRQQAFGWTQEDYKFILEPMASTGEEVIGSMGNDAPLAVLSDRAKPFYNYFRQLFAQVTNPPIDPIREQLVMSLVSFIGPKPNLLDINNVNPPLRLEVSQPVLDFAAMAQIRDIEQVTGKKFRSFELDITYPAAWGPEGIEARVAALCARAVDAVRSGYNILIVSDRLVDSERVAIPALLATSAVHQHLIRAGLRTNTGLVVETGSAREVHHFALLGGYGAEAIHPYLALESLGKMNDPEKAVKNFIKAIGKGLNKVMSKMGISTYMSYTGAQIFEAVGLQTALVNKYFTGTASNIEGIGIFQVAEEALRQHRAAFSTDPVLANDLDAGGEYAYRVRGEEHMWTPDSIAKLQHASRANNYRTYKEYAQIINDQSRRHMTLRGLFEFRFDPSRAIPLDDVESAKDIVKRFATGAMSLGSISTEAHSVLAVAMNRIGGKSNTGEGGEDELRYRAEIREGKSTIKDGDTLASVLGTDRIEADVELKKGDSLRSKIKQVASGRFGVTAEYLSSADQIQIKMAQGAKPGEGGQLPGHKVSEYIAKLRYSVPGVGLISPPPHHDIYSIEDLAQLIHDLKNVNSKASVSVKLVSEVGVGTVAAGVAKAKADHVVIAGHDGGTGASPVSSIKHVGTPWELGLAETQQTLVLNRLRSRIRVQADGQMKTGRDVVIGALLGADEFGFATAPLVVEGCIMMRKCHLNTCPVGVATQDPVLRKKFQGKPEHVVNFFFFIAEEVREIMAQLGIRKFDDLIGRADLLDMRSGVEHWKAQGLDFARVFHQTQSDADVRQTEEQDHGLAGALDHQLIERSKPALERGEKVSFIVPVRNRNRTIGAMLSGAVASRYGHEGLPDDTIHIQCNGTAGQSFGAFLAHGITMDLVGEGNDYVGKGLSGGRIIVRSPNDFRGFGPDHIIAGNTVLYGALAGEAFFNGVAGERFAVRNSGAATVVEGTGDHGCEYMTGGTVVVLGATGRNFAAGMSGGVAYVWDPERTLKQRANLSMVELESIVPHAEQLAQNNIDVWHSAQRGGERETDETILRRLVEDHFRYTGSFRAREILGDWEASRGKFVKIMPTDYRRALGEMWRAANPQQLAA, from the coding sequence ATGCCCCAAATTACCCCGATCGACTCCTGTCCCCCGCCCAAGGCGACCCCCATCGATGCCAGCCGCATCGGGCTGCCTTCCGCCCAGGGTCTGTACAACCCCAAGAACGAACATGACGCCTGCGGCGTCGGTTTCGTGGCCCACATCAAGGGCAAGAAAAGCCACGCCATCATCCAGCAGGGCCTGAAGATCCTGGAAAACCTGGACCACCGCGGCGCGGTCGGCGCGGACAAGCTGATGGGCGACGGCGCCGGCATCCTGATCCAGATCCCCGACACGCTCTACCGCGACGAACTCGGCCATCAAGGCATCACGCTGCCGCCTCCCGGCGAGTACGGCGTGGCCATGGTGTTCCTGCCCAAGGAAACGGCTTCGCGCCTGGCCTGCGAACAGGAGCTGGAACGCTCCGTGCGCGCCGAGGGCCAGGTCGTCCTGGGCTGGCGCGACGTGCCGGTGGACGTGGACATGCCCATGTCGCCCACCGTGCGCGCCTGCGAACCCGTGATCCGCCAGCTGTTCATCGGCCGCGGCGCCGATGTGATGGTGCCGGACGCGCTGGAGCGCAAGCTGTACGTGATCCGCAAGACCGCCAGCCACGCCATCCAGAACATGCATCTGGCGCACGGCAAGGAATACTTCGTGCCTTCGGCCTCGGTGCGCACCGTGGTCTACAAGGGCCTGCTGCTGGCCGACCAGGTCGGCCGCTACTACCGCGACCTGGCCGATACCCGCACGGTGTCCGCCCTGGCGCTGGTGCACCAGCGCTTCTCGACCAACACCTTCCCGGCCTGGCCGCTGGCCCACCCGTACCGCATGATTGCCCACAACGGCGAAATCAACACGGTCAAGGGCAACTTCAACTGGCTGCGCGCGCGCGAAGGCATGATGCAGTCGGCCGTGCTGGGCGACGACCTGAAGAAGCTGTACCCCATCGTCTACGAAGGCCAGTCGGACACCGCCACGTTCGACAACTGCCTGGAACTGCTGGTGAATTCGGGCTACTCGCTGGCCCACGCCATGATGATGATGATCCCGGAAGCCTGGGAACAGCACACGCAGATGGACGAAAGCCGCCGCGCTTTCTACGAGTACCACGCCGCCATGATGGAGCCGTGGGACGGTCCCGCCGCGGTCGCGTTCACCGACGGCCGCCAGATCGGCGCCACGCTGGACCGCAACGGCCTGCGTCCGGCGCGCTACCTGGTCACCGATGACGACATGGTCATCCTGGCGTCCGAAGCCGGCACGCTGTCCATCCCCGAAAATCGCATCGTCAAGAAGTGGCGCCTGCAGCCGGGCAAGATGTTCCTGATCGACCTGGAACAGGGCCGCATCATCGACGACGCCGAGATCAAGCTGCAACTGGCCAACAACCGGCCTTACCGCCAGTGGATCGAACGCCTGCAGATCAAGCTGGAATCGCTGCCGGCGCCGCGCCAGGCCGCCGTTGCCACGCAATCGCCGGTGTCGCTGCTGGACCGCCAGCAGGCTTTCGGCTGGACCCAGGAAGACTACAAGTTCATCCTGGAACCCATGGCTTCGACGGGCGAGGAAGTCATCGGCTCGATGGGCAACGACGCCCCGCTGGCCGTGCTGTCCGACCGCGCCAAGCCGTTCTACAACTACTTCCGCCAACTGTTCGCGCAGGTCACCAACCCGCCGATCGACCCCATCCGCGAACAGCTGGTGATGTCGCTGGTGTCCTTCATCGGCCCCAAGCCGAACCTGCTGGACATCAACAACGTCAATCCGCCGCTGCGCCTGGAAGTGTCCCAGCCGGTGCTGGACTTCGCCGCCATGGCGCAGATCCGCGACATCGAGCAGGTCACGGGCAAGAAGTTCCGCAGCTTTGAGCTGGACATCACCTATCCCGCCGCCTGGGGCCCCGAGGGCATCGAAGCCCGCGTGGCTGCGCTGTGCGCGCGCGCCGTCGACGCGGTGCGCAGCGGCTACAACATCCTGATCGTGTCCGACCGCCTGGTCGACAGCGAGCGCGTGGCCATCCCCGCGCTGCTGGCGACGTCCGCGGTCCACCAGCACCTGATCCGCGCCGGCCTGCGCACCAATACCGGCCTGGTCGTGGAAACCGGCTCGGCGCGCGAAGTGCACCACTTCGCGCTCTTGGGCGGCTACGGCGCGGAAGCCATCCACCCCTACCTGGCTCTGGAATCGCTGGGCAAGATGAACGACCCCGAAAAGGCGGTCAAGAACTTCATCAAGGCCATCGGCAAGGGCCTGAACAAGGTCATGTCCAAGATGGGCATTTCCACCTACATGTCCTACACCGGCGCGCAGATCTTCGAAGCCGTGGGCCTGCAGACCGCCCTGGTGAACAAGTACTTCACCGGCACCGCCTCCAACATCGAAGGCATCGGCATCTTCCAGGTGGCCGAGGAAGCGCTGCGCCAGCACCGCGCCGCCTTCAGCACCGATCCGGTCCTGGCCAACGACCTGGACGCGGGCGGCGAATACGCCTACCGCGTGCGCGGCGAAGAGCACATGTGGACGCCGGACTCCATCGCCAAGCTGCAGCACGCTTCGCGCGCCAACAATTACCGCACGTACAAGGAATACGCGCAGATCATCAACGACCAGAGCCGTCGCCACATGACCCTGCGCGGCCTGTTCGAATTCCGCTTCGACCCGTCGCGCGCCATTCCGCTGGACGACGTCGAATCCGCCAAGGACATCGTCAAGCGTTTCGCCACCGGCGCCATGTCGCTGGGCTCGATCTCCACCGAGGCGCACTCGGTGCTGGCCGTGGCCATGAACCGCATCGGCGGCAAGTCCAACACCGGCGAAGGCGGCGAGGACGAACTGCGCTACCGCGCCGAAATACGCGAAGGCAAGAGCACCATCAAGGACGGCGACACGCTGGCCTCGGTGCTGGGCACGGACCGCATCGAAGCCGACGTCGAACTGAAGAAGGGCGACTCGCTGCGCTCGAAGATCAAGCAGGTGGCCTCGGGCCGTTTCGGCGTGACCGCCGAGTACCTGTCGTCGGCCGACCAGATCCAGATCAAGATGGCGCAAGGCGCCAAGCCCGGCGAAGGCGGCCAGCTGCCCGGCCACAAGGTGTCCGAATACATCGCCAAGCTGCGCTACTCGGTGCCGGGCGTGGGCCTGATCTCGCCCCCGCCGCACCACGACATCTACTCGATCGAAGACCTGGCCCAACTGATCCACGACCTGAAGAACGTCAATTCCAAGGCCTCAGTGTCGGTCAAGCTGGTGTCAGAAGTGGGCGTGGGCACGGTGGCTGCGGGCGTGGCCAAGGCCAAGGCCGACCACGTCGTGATCGCTGGTCATGACGGCGGCACGGGCGCGTCCCCGGTGTCGTCCATCAAGCACGTGGGCACGCCCTGGGAACTGGGCTTGGCCGAGACGCAGCAGACGCTGGTGCTCAACCGCCTGCGCAGCCGCATCCGCGTGCAGGCCGACGGCCAGATGAAGACCGGCCGCGACGTCGTCATCGGCGCGCTCCTGGGCGCCGACGAATTCGGCTTCGCGACCGCGCCGCTGGTCGTGGAAGGGTGCATCATGATGCGCAAGTGCCACCTGAACACCTGCCCGGTGGGCGTGGCCACGCAGGACCCGGTCCTGCGCAAAAAATTCCAGGGCAAGCCCGAGCACGTCGTGAACTTCTTCTTCTTCATCGCCGAGGAAGTGCGCGAAATCATGGCCCAATTGGGCATCCGCAAGTTCGACGACCTGATCGGCCGCGCCGACCTGCTGGACATGCGCTCGGGCGTGGAACACTGGAAGGCCCAGGGCCTGGACTTTGCCCGCGTATTCCATCAAACCCAGTCCGACGCCGACGTGCGCCAGACCGAAGAGCAGGACCATGGCCTGGCCGGCGCGCTGGACCACCAGCTGATCGAGCGCAGCAAGCCCGCACTGGAACGCGGCGAGAAGGTTTCGTTCATCGTCCCCGTACGCAACCGCAATCGCACCATCGGCGCCATGCTGTCGGGCGCGGTGGCTTCGCGCTACGGCCATGAGGGCCTGCCGGACGACACCATCCACATCCAGTGCAACGGCACCGCGGGCCAGAGCTTCGGCGCGTTCCTGGCCCACGGCATCACGATGGACCTGGTGGGCGAAGGCAACGACTACGTCGGCAAGGGCCTGTCCGGCGGACGCATCATCGTGCGCTCGCCCAACGACTTCCGCGGCTTCGGTCCCGACCACATCATCGCCGGCAACACCGTGCTGTACGGCGCGCTGGCGGGCGAGGCGTTCTTCAACGGCGTGGCCGGCGAACGCTTCGCGGTGCGCAACTCGGGCGCGGCCACCGTCGTCGAAGGCACCGGCGACCACGGCTGCGAATACATGACCGGCGGCACCGTCGTGGTGCTGGGCGCCACCGGCCGCAACTTCGCGGCCGGCATGTCGGGCGGCGTGGCCTATGTGTGGGATCCGGAACGCACGCTCAAGCAGCGCGCCAACCTGTCCATGGTCGAACTGGAGAGCATCGTGCCGCACGCGGAACAGCTTGCCCAGAACAACATCGACGTCTGGCACAGCGCGCAGCGCGGCGGCGAACGCGAAACGGACGAAACCATCCTGCGCCGCCTGGTGGAAGACCACTTCCGCTACACCGGCAGCTTCCGCGCCCGCGAAATCCTGGGCGACTGGGAAGCCTCGCGCGGCAAATTCGTGAAAATCATGCCGACGGACTACCGCCGCGCATTGGGTGAAATGTGGCGTGCAGCCAACCCGCAACAACTGGCTGCGTGA
- the fghA gene encoding S-formylglutathione hydrolase: MAVALELISQHRCFGGWQRYYRHESAEIGLPMRFSVYVPPQAEQGPVPVLFYLAGLTCTEETFMIKAGAQRLAAELGVMLVAPDTSPRGANVPGEEESWDLGSGAGFYVDATTPAWRGHYRMYSYVTQELHGIVTGEALPGDASRTGIFGHSMGGHGALVLALRNPGKFRSVSAFAPIAAPSQCPWGKKAFGAYLGNKVEDWAAYDASALMRGAANPFPAGILIDQGESDQFLAEQLYPEVFEAACAVAGQPLDLQRHPGYDHGYYFISTFIEDHIRFHVERLGKPAP, translated from the coding sequence ATGGCAGTCGCCCTGGAACTCATTTCGCAGCATCGCTGCTTCGGCGGCTGGCAGCGCTATTACCGCCACGAGTCCGCGGAGATCGGCCTGCCCATGCGCTTCTCCGTCTACGTGCCGCCGCAGGCAGAACAAGGTCCAGTGCCGGTGCTGTTCTACCTGGCCGGCCTGACCTGCACGGAAGAAACCTTCATGATCAAGGCGGGCGCGCAGCGCTTGGCCGCGGAGCTGGGCGTCATGCTGGTCGCTCCGGACACCAGCCCGCGCGGCGCCAACGTGCCTGGCGAGGAAGAAAGCTGGGACCTGGGTTCCGGCGCGGGCTTCTATGTGGACGCCACCACGCCCGCCTGGCGCGGCCACTACCGCATGTACAGCTACGTGACGCAGGAACTGCACGGCATCGTCACGGGTGAGGCGCTGCCTGGCGACGCGTCGCGCACCGGCATCTTCGGCCATTCCATGGGCGGCCATGGCGCGCTGGTGCTGGCGTTGCGCAATCCCGGCAAGTTCCGTTCGGTGTCGGCGTTCGCGCCTATCGCCGCGCCCAGCCAGTGCCCCTGGGGCAAGAAGGCGTTCGGCGCCTACCTGGGCAACAAGGTCGAGGACTGGGCCGCCTACGACGCGTCCGCGTTGATGCGCGGCGCCGCCAACCCATTCCCCGCCGGCATCCTGATCGATCAGGGCGAGTCGGATCAGTTCCTGGCCGAACAGTTGTATCCCGAGGTATTCGAGGCCGCCTGCGCCGTTGCCGGACAGCCGCTGGACCTGCAGCGCCACCCGGGCTACGACCACGGCTACTACTTCATCTCGACCTTCATCGAGGATCACATCCGGTTTCACGTCGAGCGGCTTGGAAAACCGGCGCCCTGA
- a CDS encoding YbfB/YjiJ family MFS transporter, which translates to MSTPIYPSVSASRSAAALAWPAALALAAAMGIGRFAFTPVWPLMAQEDGLSLAQGGWLASANYAGYLLGALAAVVWPIRRLRGTLAASLLAVALLTLAMPLWHGMAVWCALRLAAGYASASAFICVAAWRAVPAGDPREADASAVTFAGVGAGIALTGLACLALAAWNARADTVWMALGGLALALAAIAWPGLRRQSVAAATSTASAASAARLPRDIPRLALHYGVFGVGYIIPATFLPAMAKEIIPDPAIFGWAWPLFGLAAAVSCLLVPRLARGRDSVQVWRAAQALMALGMVAVALWHHIAAVILAAVLVGGTFMVITQAGMIAARRSAGASAPRAAALMTAAFAAGQILGPLLASYAARWGAGLPQVLAASAALLALSAWRLGKITTDDAGAGHNAIGPRARSH; encoded by the coding sequence ATGTCAACGCCCATTTACCCTTCCGTCTCCGCGTCGCGCAGCGCCGCCGCCCTGGCTTGGCCGGCGGCGCTGGCCCTGGCCGCCGCCATGGGGATAGGCCGGTTCGCCTTCACGCCGGTCTGGCCCCTGATGGCGCAGGAGGACGGCCTGTCGCTGGCGCAGGGCGGCTGGCTGGCCTCGGCCAACTACGCGGGCTATCTGCTGGGCGCGCTGGCCGCCGTGGTCTGGCCCATCCGCCGGCTGCGCGGCACGCTGGCGGCCAGCCTGCTGGCGGTGGCGCTGCTGACCCTGGCCATGCCGCTCTGGCACGGCATGGCGGTCTGGTGCGCACTGCGCCTGGCCGCCGGCTACGCCAGCGCCAGCGCCTTCATCTGCGTGGCGGCGTGGCGGGCGGTGCCCGCGGGCGACCCGCGCGAAGCGGACGCCTCCGCCGTGACCTTTGCCGGCGTGGGCGCGGGCATCGCACTGACGGGACTGGCCTGCCTGGCATTGGCGGCGTGGAACGCGCGCGCCGACACGGTCTGGATGGCCCTGGGCGGTCTGGCGCTGGCGCTGGCCGCCATCGCCTGGCCAGGCTTGCGCCGCCAGTCAGTAGCGGCCGCCACGTCGACGGCGAGCGCGGCGTCCGCCGCCCGGCTGCCGCGCGACATTCCGCGGCTGGCGCTGCACTACGGCGTCTTCGGCGTGGGCTACATCATTCCCGCCACCTTTCTGCCGGCGATGGCCAAGGAGATCATTCCCGACCCGGCCATTTTCGGCTGGGCCTGGCCCCTGTTCGGCTTGGCGGCGGCCGTGTCCTGCCTGCTGGTTCCACGCCTGGCCCGGGGCCGCGACAGCGTGCAGGTCTGGCGCGCCGCCCAGGCCTTGATGGCGCTGGGCATGGTGGCCGTGGCGTTGTGGCATCACATTGCCGCCGTGATCCTGGCCGCGGTGCTGGTGGGCGGCACCTTCATGGTGATCACGCAGGCGGGCATGATCGCCGCCAGGCGTTCGGCCGGCGCCTCGGCGCCGCGCGCGGCGGCTCTCATGACCGCGGCGTTCGCCGCGGGGCAGATCCTGGGACCGTTGCTGGCGTCGTACGCGGCGCGCTGGGGCGCGGGCCTGCCGCAAGTGTTGGCGGCCAGCGCGGCGCTGCTGGCGCTGTCCGCATGGCGTTTGGGAAAGATCACGACAGATGACGCTGGCGCTGGGCATAATGCGATCGGCCCGCGGGCCCGTTCACATTAA
- a CDS encoding Bug family tripartite tricarboxylate transporter substrate binding protein codes for MKALRPLIAALAATAAFSGAAQAQTADWPAKPITMIVPYAPGGFADTRVRLLARKLGDSLGQPIVVENKAGAGGVVGTNLIARAAPDGYTIGTGNLAPMAVNPTLMKDMPYNPQKDLAPIILIENSPLVLSVNNELPVKTLADLIALAKKQPGKLSFGSSGVGGAHHLSGEMFREQAKIDIVHVPYKGGSLAATDLMGGHISMMFEMGYSALPAIQGAKIHPIAVTSAKRLAVLPDVPTMAESGLPGFESYNWQGIVAPAGTPAPIIAKLNAEFNRILKEPDVQKAIADTGSQAGGGTPEEFGAFIKSETEKWAHVIKAGNIQLQ; via the coding sequence ATGAAAGCATTGCGTCCCCTTATTGCCGCCCTGGCAGCCACCGCCGCCTTCAGCGGCGCCGCCCAGGCCCAGACCGCCGACTGGCCGGCCAAGCCCATCACCATGATCGTGCCCTACGCGCCGGGCGGCTTCGCCGACACCCGGGTGCGCCTGTTGGCGCGCAAGCTGGGGGATTCGCTGGGCCAGCCCATCGTGGTCGAGAACAAGGCGGGCGCGGGCGGCGTGGTCGGCACCAACCTGATCGCGCGCGCCGCGCCGGACGGCTACACCATCGGCACGGGCAATCTGGCACCCATGGCGGTCAATCCGACGCTGATGAAGGACATGCCGTACAACCCGCAGAAGGATCTGGCCCCGATCATCCTGATCGAAAACAGCCCGCTGGTGCTGAGCGTGAACAACGAACTGCCGGTGAAGACCCTGGCGGACCTGATCGCGCTGGCCAAGAAGCAGCCCGGCAAGCTGTCCTTCGGTTCGTCCGGCGTGGGCGGCGCGCACCACCTGTCCGGCGAAATGTTCCGCGAACAGGCCAAGATCGACATCGTCCACGTGCCCTACAAGGGCGGCAGCCTGGCCGCGACCGATCTCATGGGCGGCCATATCTCGATGATGTTCGAAATGGGCTATTCCGCGCTGCCCGCAATCCAGGGCGCCAAGATCCATCCCATTGCCGTCACGTCCGCCAAGCGCCTGGCCGTGCTGCCCGACGTGCCGACCATGGCCGAATCCGGCCTGCCGGGCTTCGAGTCCTACAACTGGCAGGGCATCGTCGCCCCCGCCGGCACGCCCGCGCCCATCATCGCCAAGCTCAACGCCGAGTTCAACCGCATCCTGAAGGAACCGGACGTGCAGAAGGCCATCGCCGACACCGGCAGCCAGGCCGGCGGCGGCACGCCCGAGGAATTCGGCGCCTTCATCAAGAGCGAAACCGAGAAGTGGGCCCACGTCATCAAGGCTGGGAACATCCAGCTTCAGTAA